The following proteins come from a genomic window of Pirellula staleyi DSM 6068:
- a CDS encoding prenyltransferase/squalene oxidase repeat-containing protein, translated as MAILACCFATPPAAHAVTPESKEVVEVIDRAVGYLEQQTEARYGGRILMGLTLLKAGREKTHPKVKDGLVAIDLLLSNAQITSSSEIYTIGLAIILMCELDPEQYRDKIETLLKALYSRQMKEGAWTYLHNPAGDTSQTQYAILSLWMAKNSGFEIPVEVIERACGWLIRTQDVRGSFVYHVSDDGTMQRRQHGAETSPSLTAAGLGSLYITADMLKITDPQNNKEETGVSSKLKVIEPPNTRKRGDGISKVIQAEWVRRGMADGNRWFQQNYTVNSPRWNHYYLYGLERYQSFRELTEGTRSKTARWYDDGFEHLRKTQQKDGSWHGEDNAIVATCLSVLFLTRSASKSISKVVGDLGEGTLLGGMGLPPATSDLREKDGKLETTPLTGSVDELLRIIEDPENPILSSISDLPTSLTLESDITKRSSQITKLKELVRAGSYQSRIIAVKALGQARDYSSVPVLLYALTDPDIRIVKEADQALRILSRKFQGVGLSETPSRGEIDAAIAAWKAWYLSVRPDAELLD; from the coding sequence GTGGCGATCCTCGCGTGCTGTTTTGCGACACCTCCAGCAGCGCATGCCGTCACTCCCGAGAGCAAAGAAGTTGTCGAGGTCATCGACCGCGCGGTCGGCTATCTCGAACAGCAGACCGAAGCTCGCTACGGCGGTCGTATTCTGATGGGGCTAACGCTCCTTAAAGCGGGGCGCGAAAAAACGCATCCCAAAGTCAAAGATGGACTGGTTGCCATCGACCTCTTATTAAGCAACGCACAGATCACCAGTAGTTCGGAAATCTACACAATTGGGCTGGCGATCATCCTGATGTGTGAGCTCGATCCCGAGCAGTATCGCGACAAAATCGAAACACTTCTCAAGGCACTCTATTCTCGTCAGATGAAAGAAGGGGCCTGGACCTACCTCCACAACCCGGCTGGTGATACCTCACAAACGCAGTACGCCATTTTGAGTTTGTGGATGGCCAAAAACAGCGGGTTCGAAATTCCAGTCGAGGTGATCGAACGTGCTTGTGGCTGGCTCATTCGCACACAAGATGTGCGCGGAAGTTTTGTCTACCACGTCTCCGACGATGGGACGATGCAGCGTCGTCAGCATGGAGCGGAAACAAGTCCCTCGCTCACCGCAGCCGGACTTGGCTCGCTCTACATCACAGCCGACATGCTGAAGATCACCGACCCACAAAACAACAAAGAAGAGACCGGTGTTTCCTCGAAGCTGAAGGTGATCGAGCCACCCAATACTCGCAAGCGTGGCGATGGTATTTCGAAAGTGATTCAAGCCGAGTGGGTTCGTCGCGGCATGGCCGACGGGAATCGCTGGTTTCAGCAGAACTACACGGTGAATTCACCGCGGTGGAATCACTACTATCTCTACGGCCTCGAGCGTTATCAAAGTTTCCGCGAGTTGACCGAGGGAACTCGCTCGAAAACGGCACGCTGGTACGACGATGGCTTTGAACATCTGCGTAAGACCCAGCAAAAAGATGGCAGCTGGCATGGTGAAGACAATGCGATCGTCGCCACCTGTTTGTCGGTGCTGTTTCTCACTCGTTCGGCCAGCAAATCGATTTCGAAAGTGGTTGGCGACCTAGGCGAAGGGACGCTGCTCGGTGGTATGGGTCTCCCCCCTGCGACGAGCGATCTGCGCGAGAAAGATGGCAAACTCGAGACCACCCCACTCACGGGCAGCGTCGACGAGTTGTTGCGAATCATCGAAGATCCCGAGAATCCTATATTAAGTAGCATCAGCGATCTGCCGACTTCGCTTACACTCGAAAGCGATATCACCAAGCGATCGAGTCAGATCACGAAGCTCAAAGAACTGGTGCGAGCTGGCTCGTATCAGTCGCGCATCATCGCGGTGAAAGCACTGGGGCAAGCACGCGACTACAGCAGCGTGCCTGTTTTGCTCTACGCACTCACCGATCCCGACATTCGTATTGTGAAAGAGGCTGATCAAGCACTGCGGATACTCAGCCGAAAGTTTCAAGGAGTGGGACTCAGCGAAACGCCGTCGCGAGGTGAAATCGACGCGGCTATCGCGGCTTGGAAAGCCTGGTATTTGTCGGTACGCCCCGATGCTGAACTTCTCGATTAG
- a CDS encoding NPCBM/NEW2 domain-containing protein, whose translation MSGQQAVATHLSPRLSGVFQSNIAAKLSGSPARRVIVSVVATFSFVATCIGAASHLLAQEPASTKPLLKFEVRLISGEKIAPATLEIAAGQIKNVPLASGSRDLPLDELSRITISSLREPTKASGSVQVYLRNQGFLAAESVTISDDEFHLKTAFAESLDLTIDLVRGVVLKPEAADVVQKLIKTPSADNDRLIVAVDDKLETLEGLIVSVSATEVKFEIDGMEKSLPFDRLAGIVVAQARADDEPARLKLKLTSGELVAGESMEVSEGLASLTISGDAKLEMPLASIKEIAYRSSQLEYLSDLTPSTVFEQPVVTLKRPYQVDRSVSGKPLNIGGTIYEKGIGVHAISRLTYQIEPGFDQFVVDVGLDAAAAGKGNCIFVVLGDGQQLASETVQGKDAARTLRVPIRGVRELTIAVEAGEDLDLADHANWCEARLLKVKSP comes from the coding sequence ATGAGTGGGCAACAAGCCGTGGCGACGCATTTGAGTCCCCGATTGTCGGGTGTTTTCCAGTCGAACATCGCTGCGAAACTTTCCGGATCGCCAGCTCGTCGTGTTATCGTCTCCGTGGTGGCGACCTTCAGTTTTGTGGCTACGTGTATCGGCGCTGCGAGCCATCTCCTTGCACAAGAGCCTGCATCCACCAAACCGCTGCTGAAGTTTGAAGTGCGGCTGATTTCCGGCGAGAAAATTGCCCCCGCGACACTCGAGATTGCAGCGGGACAAATCAAAAATGTTCCTCTCGCATCAGGGAGTAGGGATCTGCCGCTCGACGAGCTTTCGCGGATCACGATCAGTTCCTTGCGCGAGCCGACCAAAGCGTCGGGATCAGTTCAGGTTTATCTTCGGAATCAAGGCTTCCTCGCCGCGGAGTCGGTCACGATTTCCGACGACGAGTTCCATCTCAAAACTGCTTTTGCCGAGTCGCTTGATCTGACGATCGATTTGGTGCGCGGAGTGGTTCTCAAGCCTGAAGCGGCCGACGTCGTGCAGAAACTGATCAAAACCCCTTCGGCCGACAACGATCGGCTGATTGTGGCTGTCGATGACAAACTCGAAACGCTCGAAGGGCTGATCGTGAGTGTCTCGGCGACGGAAGTGAAATTCGAAATCGATGGGATGGAGAAGTCGCTCCCGTTCGACCGTCTCGCTGGAATCGTTGTGGCGCAGGCTCGTGCCGACGATGAACCTGCTCGCCTCAAGCTCAAGCTCACAAGTGGCGAACTCGTGGCTGGCGAGTCGATGGAAGTATCGGAAGGCCTCGCCAGCTTGACGATCAGCGGCGATGCAAAACTCGAAATGCCGCTCGCTTCGATCAAAGAGATCGCCTACCGCTCATCGCAACTCGAATACCTTTCAGACCTGACGCCGAGCACAGTGTTCGAGCAGCCGGTGGTGACGCTCAAGCGTCCCTATCAAGTGGATCGAAGCGTCTCGGGAAAGCCGCTCAACATTGGGGGCACAATCTACGAGAAGGGAATCGGCGTGCATGCGATCAGCCGACTGACTTATCAAATCGAACCCGGTTTTGATCAGTTTGTGGTCGATGTGGGTCTCGATGCGGCGGCTGCCGGCAAGGGGAATTGCATTTTTGTCGTGCTGGGGGATGGCCAGCAACTAGCGAGTGAAACGGTGCAAGGCAAAGATGCAGCACGCACGCTTCGTGTACCGATTCGCGGCGTTCGTGAGCTCACGATCGCCGTGGAGGCTGGGGAAGATCTCGATCTGGCCGATCACGCCAACTGGTGCGAAGCTCGGCTGCTGAAAGTGAAGTCCCCATAA